The genomic stretch TATGCTGTTGGCTCAAACTCAGTTCATACACCTTGGCTCACTCAACTATTCAGACCTTCCAGCAGTGTTGTTCTTCTGAAGCCTAGTACAAGATAAGACACTAAAGAAACAGCAGTCGTTGGCCCTGTTTCGATAATCCCAGGTGGTATGGTTTGGATGAAAAATGCTAACCAATGGAGTGCTAAGGGGAGAAAGCAGATAGACTGATGCTCCTTATGTATCCAGAGCATGGTTTATTGGATGCAAATATGTTCTGCTTCCCTAGACTGGGATATACAAGTGTCCTTCAGCAAGGTCAAGACCCCGTCAGCCATAGTGTGCACACTTATGGTATTAACTGGACAATCAGATGTCTTAAGCGATATTTAGAAGGGGGAGATCAACAGACTCTATTGACTGTAGCACAGGGTCTCTCCCAGTGACTGTTGCTCATGCCTCCATTGCATTTAGAACCCCTTTGGAACAGCCACCCATTTTCGGGTTATAGAAATTGCTTTGAGAATCTTGTTCAAATGGTATGTATATAAAGAGTAATGCTGTTATCAGCTTTgatcacaggttttttttttgtagaagCCCCAAACCTATTTGGCCTCAGATAGTCACAGCACAAGTGAGTATGCAGAGCACTGGAAACCACCCATGATTTTGCCTTCAACTCACTGAACATCATTAGGCTCTTGGTATCACTGTCATGCCAGTTCAAATGCTGACAACAAACAGAGCAAAGGCTGCCAACAAACAGGCTGGCAAGGAAGGCAGGTGGCAGGTTGCTTCACCACATGCCAGGTCTTCCTGGTTCCATCCAACCTTTCAATGTTGTCATGTGAATTAGCCTTGGCTGCTCAAACAGAATGACGTCATAATAAGAAAGCTTTCTCCATTTCATATGTTAAGTGAGGACACTAGTTCTGCAAGTGTCAACAGAATTTCTATATAAATGTTGTCAGAGCTGCAAGCAAAATGATCTCTTAAGAGACAATAAGGAAACCTGAGGCACCTACAGCATCATACTGGCTGAGAAGATGACCTGTCGTCCCAAACGCCAGCTAAAGTAAAGGAGGAAGGTTTTACATATTTGGCAAAGAATTTGGATTCTTTTGCCACTAAGAGAAAACATCTAACATCTAATACTTGTTATTTAAATTAATATTTGCATGTATTTTGAATAGTTCCCCATACCTCATGGTTTGAAAAGACCAGCCATTATCCAGCTCCAGAGATCTCACTAAATAGTCACATATTTTCAAGCCCATGTTCACAATCTTAAGGGCAAGAAACTTATTTTAAGAAGATGGGCAGATGTTCTCAGATCGCCCACACAGGGACCCACACTCGGTACCTGTTGTATTGCTTGTGCAATTCAGTAATGGAATGTATAATTTCTTCTTACGGCAAAATATTCTCTCTTCACAACCTACCTTGATTCTGGTTACCAAGGGTGACACCTGCCACTCAGTATAACAGACCAGCAATTCTGCAGTACAAGCTTCTCAGTCAGAGATTCAGGTCATGTTTATTGACCCCCTCTGGTTCTAAGATCAGCTTTTACGATTTGTCCAAACATCATAAAAACTAGGAAAAATGAATTTATTGCTTTATACCGAGAATCATAAAGCAATCGCATTAAAGTTATTACTTAACCATTTCAAACCCACAAAATTTTACCCAATCGTATGAAAATCAAAACATCCAGAGAATTTACAATGCTGCTCAACTGACATCACAGTTAGAAGCCTAAGCTGTAAAGAGTAAACATTACCAACTTTTATGGGTAGATGAATCTAGCCTATGAAACCAACATTTGACCTTGGAATGTGGTTCCAATGGTAGACAACTATGAAACCAAATAGCTTTTAAGAGGCACACAGTCTTAGGCCATGAGAGCCTGAGAAAGTTTGAGTTAAAGCTGTTTTCAaagcaatcttatacatgtttactaagttcagtgggcttactcccaggtatattCAGCCTTTGTTCTACTGAAGTCTCAAatcacacttacagcccaattccacTGGACCGCGCTGCCAGCAGTACATGCAGtaactgctgcaaagcagctgtaaagcatgcCCCAGTAGCCTGCCGAGTAGCATGTTGTAGAGTTGGCAGGAGAGCCAGAGCCTTCTGGCACCATCCAGTGGATCCCATCCACCTGCTGACGATGCTaaggtggcaggggagggtggaacacaggtgtggaggggcaaaactgggcaggaaggctgcagcagggcatgattctggcagtgatggtgcatgccaaatcctatctccctttcctgcaacctccctgaccctttctctccttgggcttGTACCAGTAagatagctggcacaggtccaagaagacccattgtagAAGGCTTATGGAacagtaaggggatttaaatccactttcccCTCCGAAGCCTCCTTccccctggatacagtgcatctGTTTTTTTGGCATGggtgcatgggggtggggaggggaggataggattggcctcttaaTGGAGGAATGCATTTAAATGTGTGGTCCCACCTACAGTCTGAAATGATACAGTTCACTTCAGGGCTGTCACCTCATTCTGCTAAAGGTCTACACCGAAAGTTTTCAAACTAGTTTACTGCAACGCGTATAGTGAGAAACAACTGATCATGAGTAAGTGGTCACAAATGTGTCAGTGGGAGCTTCCTTCACCTTGGGTAGGTGCACATGCACAATCCAGGCTGAAGTGGAACAATTAAAACCTCCTTCCACACTTGGGACTTCACACCACTGTAACCCAGCAGagcatgtagtttggctcttTAGTTGTGTGGCTCTTAAGTGTGGTTTTTCCCCACAAGTTGCTTCTGTCCAAACAAGGAAGCCTGCATAACTAAGGCATGATCCCAAGAACAGGCCTTGGCAATCTGGGGCTGCCATACCGATTGTGACAGTTTCTCCCGCAACCCAGTCAATGAGCTCTAGAAAGAGGTGGCTCATGTAAGAGCCCCTGATGTCTTATCTTAAACTGAAGAACAGAAGAATCATCCtgcttactgcccaatcctaacctgcaccgaTACAGCCAGACCACATGGCCTGCTCTGTATTCAACACAGGTTGGGATGCTGcaggaggtcacctcagggtaaccttattttttcccttatcctgtgtcaagTCCCAGCCTGCTCTATTGGGCTACTCGGAcgtgtgccagctatttagttggcacaaacctgagcatccctgtgcaagtccaggggttaggatacagtgtgtgctgctaccactgctcccaaccttcctgggcttgatctgtcctcctcccccaCACAGAAAGGCCCAGAACCCTCTTCCATCCactgcgtcacccagtgcaaacCTACCTTGCTCAGCCGGTgcagggatgggatctggtgctggcaggcaggcacttgtccttgtgctggcccagcctgctcccaagttggcacaaacatactttatggcacgtttgcgacacttgggagccagtggaggaggcctgcactggcacaagTCAAAGTTAGGATTATGCCATTCATGTTTCAATGAATGCAATAACACCCAACATGCTCATTTTCTCAAGTTTCTGCTTGaggttgctgctactgctgccaatTTAGCTTTGCCCATCCACCCATCCCCAACGTGAAGGATATGCTTTCTTACACTAAGAATACAGAGTTTATTTTAATTAGCATTTGCAACATCACAATGCAATTCAAGAACACCCACTTTGAGGTACGCACCTGCCATTGCCAAGCCTCCTGAGTCCACATCTTCCTCGGGTTCACAAGACCATTTTTCACAGCACTCCTCGGGGACCTCAATTTTCCTTGGGAATGGGCACTTGGGGCCAGGAAGCAACAGGTCAAGGTTACAGCGGGGGACACAACCTATCTGTCCATCTCGGCACGTGCAGTGATATTTACAGTTGGGCTGGAACGTCTCACCGCTCCGGTAAATAATGCCATCAAACACACAATTGTCTCCTTCTGTGTCTGAAACAAAGGATGAAAGTTGTATGAACTCAGAACATTGCAGCTCGTAGCTCTGCTTCCTATCACATGACCCTGCCTGGCCTAAGAGATTGGTTGGGGAAACCCTCTTGTGACCCTCCTCGGTCCATGCGTATTCTGGGCAGGGCCTTTTTGGTCAGAACACCAAAGCTTGATAAgttttttcctttccaaaaaaGCAAAGTCTTTTTGCATTATGGAGACTAAGATTTACTGTAACATTTGTTGGTGAATTACAGTGCATTTCAGATGCAGGATGTTATTACCCTCACCTGATTTACATTTTGTTCCTCTATATCCGAGTGTGTAAAGTTCAAACTATAgttacagtaataataataataataataataataatatacagtatttatataccgcctttcttggtctttatacaagactttattcaaggcggtttacacaggcaggcttattaaatccacgcagggatttttacaaattgaaagaaggttctctctttcaagaaccaccacattcaagatgttacactccgatctggttttaacattctggcctccatcctcccacactccgagcagatggaacagctcagctgcagcttgccggctgcttcaaggtcgcacggtgccggtggcctcgaactggcgaccttgtggatgttaatcttcaggcaaatggaggctctaccctctagaccagacctcctgcccatgcaacAGTACATGcaaccagtgtgtgtgtgggggggggggaggggtcaagATATGCCTTGCTTTATAACCAGAACTTGTTGTACATACACTCTCCTCATTTGTAGAATTTACTACAGTTGTagatttgctttgtgcaagattcTTCATCTTCTCCTTGGTAACTGGGTCAAAAGCCTAAAACATGCATGAAATGTTTGcatgtgctccttggggcatctggtgtgctccttggggcatttggtgggctgctgtgagatacaggaagttggactagatgggcctatggcctgatccagtggggctgttcttatgttcttactaaccAGATACATTCCATAGTTGTGATGTTAAGTTAGTTAAGCTTCACTCCAGCTTATTGGTTAATGGGTTTATTGTAAGCTATCTACTAAAGCCTCTTCCTTGTAAGTAAACCTGGATCTGTTGTATTCTTTCCTTGGCATCCAACCTTGGAGCCTGTAGTACTGGGCCATACAACAGGTTATTCActcagactgcaattctatgcatattttcccaggagtaagcctcattgaacacaatggcgcttacttctgagtagatgtgcacggGATTGGACTGTCAGATTGCAGCTAAAGCATTGTCTTATTTTTCCATTTAGGTATTTTCCACTCCCAAGTAATTATGGATAATTACATCCAGCTAGAACATATAGCCAAACCACATCCACCAGAATATTTTATGCAGCCTACAGGCACTTGTTAGAACTCCAGTTCTGTGTTTACAagagtttctagtcctcatgaggGTCTCAGAAAAGCAACCTCAACAATGAGAATTAAGACAAAATGACAAGAAAAGGTTCAGGAAGAAGCAAGCCTCAATGTGCTTGTTTTTGCTTATGTTCTGCAGCCCAAACAAGTGCCCTCACTTTTGAGGGCAACCATGTTGTCAAATATATATTTCACAACTGGTCAGTGCAACTTATTCCCTGTCCCACTAATCTGGCATCTACCACATTCAAAAGCTAAAAAGAGACTTTAGTGTCGAGTTAGAATGTTGATCTCTGCTTGGAAGACTCTGGTTTACATCTCCACTCAGCAATGAAGCTTAAAGTTGCTGGTTGGCCATGGGCAAGTCAATCTATTTTACCTCACacggttgttgtgaggattaggTAGGATGACCTGCAGCCACTTTGAGCacactggaagaagaaaaaaatctagaAGCATGGTTAATAGTGATGTTTGTTGCAATCCTCCCCCTCAAGGCTTATATTTTTCAGATAAATCTCTTCCATCTCCGGTTTATGTACTGTAAGCATCCATAACTAGACATAGCCAGGGCTTAATCTGTACCAAGCCTCACCAAGCATTAGCCAGAGAGCTCATTCCCCAATTCCAGAACATTTAGTATTGTGTACCAGTTTTGGACCCCATACCAGTGCCTTGAAGTGCataggctcaatcctatccaactttccagctcctgtgtagccacatatgttcccataccttgagaaggacccagtgactgccccttcacaacaggatgcagcacacaccccactggtacaactgcaccagcactggaatattggataggattgggcccatagccaCTATGCTACAGTCGCTCCTGGCGCAAGAGGGTTCTACATGTCAGTTGGCCCCTTGTTCAAATGTGGCCTCTAGTGAGAACCCTCCTACCAAACTGTGCTCAGACTCTGTCTGAAATATGGAGATAagactggcctaccttacagggctgttgtaacaATGACAAGTTAAGGTgtcatactcatcatggcttgcaacctgtgatggccttttcctccatctAGCTGCCTAACACCTTTTTAAAGgcaggcatccagaccagatgccaccatcacatcctgtggcaaggagttccacagactagtcaCAAGCTGggcaaagaactattttctttggTCAGTCTGTCCCATTTTAGACTAAGCTGAAAAGAGGAGCTAGCCGGTGCCTGAGCCCTGCAAGCTTCAAcgtgggtggggggaaagagatggACAGCTCAGCCCCATCCAGAGGTGCCACTCACCCATACAGACCCCCAGGTGAGCCTGAGTGCCGGCGCTGCGGTCGCAGTAGAGGGCGCTGGCCTCATCGCAGGGCATCTGCTCGGAGCAGGGCTCCCCTCGCTGGCGGGCGCAGGTCAGGCAGCACTTGCAGCCGTCCAGCACGGTGGGCACGCCTGGCGCGCAGGTGGGCGGCTCTGCGGGGCACGCGCAGGGCAGCGGGCACCGGGGCTCCTGGCCGGGCACCTGCAGGGGGGCGAAGCAAGAGGCATCAGAACAGGCGCTTGGGCCGGCCGGGCCGGGGCGGGCAGCCGCACTCACCGTGCCCAGGAGCAGCAGGACGAGCCCCGCACAGCGCAGCATCGCACATCGTCGCCCGCCCACACCCCTCGCAGCCCTTTATACGCAGCGCCCCGCGGGCCCCTTCTTCCCATTGGACGAGGCGCTCAGCCCCGCGCCAATCCCGGCCCGGTGTCGAGTTCGGGGCACCTGCGCGTGCCGGACCCGGCGTCCTTCGCAGTGCGCGCTTGGGCAGAGCCGGCTCCAGTTGCCAAGCGCCCTCCTgggctcccttcctccaagccagACTCTGCCCCGCTCCGCCTCGTTGCGCAGCGCCGCGCCTGCGGACACAAACCTGGCTTAGGCAGTGGGTGGACAGAGTGGGGATGGGGTGTTCTTTCCCCCCTCgcacaacaccacaaccagggggcTGCTACTAGAAtagagtctgtggaactccttgccacaggatacggtgatagagtggatagggggatgttcttttctctcacacaacaccagaacgaCGGGGCAGCCACTAAAACcgagtgtctgtggaacttcttcccACATGATACAGTGCTatatagagtggatagggggatgttcttttctctcacacaacaccagaacgaCGGGGCAGCCACTAAAAccgagtgtctgtggaactccttcccacatgaTATAGTGCTATATAGAGTGGATAGGGgtatgttcttttctctctcacacaatactagaaccagggggcagccacgatgagtgtctgtggaaccccttgccacaggatatggtgatagagtgaatgggggggatgttcttttctctcacacaacaccggaaCTGGGGGCAGCCAGTAAAacggagtgtctgtggaactccttgttgtGAGGCAGCCACTAACATTAGCATCCCCCCTTGCTCTCTTCTCAAAGTGGCTCACCAACATAATTAATTGTCACCTAGGACAACCACCCACAAACTACTTGCTGTTATTCCTAATGTTTTCTATGGCATTTTCCATTAGACTTTGCTTTCTTTTATCTGCGTCTCCGTCTAAACAACCTGGTAAGCTGGTATGATGGACCCATTTTGTAGACAGACATACTGAGGCAAAGGATCTGTTCTGGCACAGGTTATTCAATGAAATGGATCTCCTGCTGCCCAAATGGAGTGTAGTGCTGTTGTCACAGCTTGGCCGACATGGAGAGGGATAGCCTTGCAGCCGCAGAAATTAATGGAGCTCTGTGCACTTTGTATAAAAACAAATGTAGCTATGTTGTGAGGCAgtgggcgaaatcctaaccaactttccagcactgtcctgttgtgagcgaagagcccatgactcgctgcagtacagaagtgtactcaggatgcaagctcttccctcacaacaggagaggaaactgaatgcattccacatgcgctgcctccgacgcatcctcggcatcacctggcaggacaaagttccaaacaacacagtcctggaacgtgctggaatccctagcatgtattcactgctgaaacagagacgcctgcgttggctcggtcatgtcgtgagaatggatgatggccggatcccaaaggatctcctctatggagaactcgtgcaaggaaagcgccctacaggtagaccacagctgcgatacaaggacatctgcaagagggatctgaaggccttagggatggacctcaacaagtgggaaaccctggcctctgagcggcctgcttggaggcaggctgtgcagcatggcctttcccagtttgaagagacacttggccgacagtctgaggctaagaggcaaagaaggaaggcccatagccagggagacagaccagggacagactgcacttgctcccggtgtggaagggattgtcactcccggattggccttttcagccacactagatgctgtgccagaaccacctttcagagcgcgataccatagtctttcgagactgaaggttgccaatacaatacaatttccagcactgacatagctgtgccaatctggtgtgcactgcatcctgcagtggggaggtagtcaaggtggcctcctcaagctaaggacatgtttgttgccttaccttgggggctgcattgcagctaagtcagtgctggaaagttggttaggattgcgcccagtgtGACTTAGGATAAATACCCTGATTCATCCTGGTACCACATGCAGGGCTAGAAACCAACTGGGCCTGCTTTTGAGTGAGTAATTTGGTTGTGCCAGTTTTAAATCCATGGCCACAGACATGCATTACAGGGCACAAGCATTTTCTGCTCATGGAATGTCTGAAACAGGGCAGAACCCAAGGAAACAAACCATGAGAAAGGGTAGAAGAAACAAGAAAGAAACAGGCTACTCTTGAGAACTTCCTGACAAAGACTTGTACGTTTAAAAAAGCACATTCAACTGGCTCAGACGTAAGGATAGAGGACAGGTTGGTAAGGGAGCAATGAATATGCTTGAACTGACAGGGGTATAGGATATTGACCATGATGGGCAGTCAGAAGCAGAAGTATAGCAGCAGCCATCTTAGTGGGaccatagcattgggctgtctgCCATATGCGGTGTCGGGGTGGAAGGAGGCAAGTGCCTCCACCATCTGTTGCTGGATCATGTTGAAAATTAAAATAAGGCTGTAATTCTAAGCATGCCAGAATGTTAACTCCATCAAAATCAAGAGATTTCCCTTGTGCTTTGCCCCTTCTGAGGGTCCCCAGTATTTTATCCTGGTGCCTTCACTGTGGCCTGTGTGTTTCTTCTACCAAACAGTGGACAATATGGACTTCAGCTGACAGCCTCGGGCATGGAAAGGCGTAACAAGAGAACCTATTGTGGGAGGGCCCAGGCTCTAAGGTGGGAACCATTACCAGCCAGGAATTGCACCTGTGTGCATGCACACCTACATAGGGGACCCTGAGTACAACACCATACCAGCAGGTCATCTCTCAGCAGCTTAGCTTGATGGCAATTAGGGATGCATGCACATTAACACCAATTATATTAGCTGTGCAAAACTGCGCTAATTTGGTTTTCAAAAGGAGCCTTTGGTGGTGAACAAATTGCTCATTCTTGAGAAAAAGGGACTCTAGACAGAATAATAATGTTCCTTGTACTTCCTCCAGTGCAATTACTTTGTGTAAGAATGCATAATGATGGCAACAGTTTCCAAAGTATCTTTTCCTAACTGTCCTGCATCTCTTTAGTGATTGCTCCAGAGTAACAAAGACAttcaagaggaggaggaaaaagaaaaaattcttaCATCTCAGGCATTTGGGAGGCAAAAGCAGTTTTCCAGTGAGACAGCAACTCGATCAATATGCATTCTGGCAAATGGGATGACTTGGGCTTCAGTCCAGGAATTTCATCTAAACTGGGTCATGGATCAGTCTGTGAACCAAAGTGCAGGAACAAAGCCCATGTGGGAAGCAGGGGCCGGAGCGTCAAGTTTGAATGTGTGGAATTGCCATGTTTAAATCATTGCAGAGAGTCATGAAACTCCCTGGGTGGTTCTGGGCCCATCACTCACTTTCTTTCTATAATCTACTTtgcaagattgttgtgaggatgaaatgtTGGTCAGGTCCATAGATTCTGTCCTGAGTGTggtggagaagggtgggatacaaacaCGTCAAATATCTTTAAACAGCCCAAAGCTTAAATGCTGTGGGATGGAACCTCTGACAATTTGTTATATAAGAAACCTACTCCAGCTAATGgttgctaaaacatttgaggGAGCTTAAAGAAAACAATCAGAAGTGTTAAAATATGTAAAAACCACACCAATTAATATTATATTTTGTTACATTTAAGTAAAAGCTGGAGTtgttgcaacagctggaaaa from Tiliqua scincoides isolate rTilSci1 chromosome 4, rTilSci1.hap2, whole genome shotgun sequence encodes the following:
- the CCN3 gene encoding CCN family member 3; translated protein: MTSLARQQLQLLFPDCQENRCIPDDIIVSGAALRNEAERGRVWLGGREPRRALGNWSRLCPSAHCEGRRVRHAQVPRTRHRAGIGAGLSASSNGKKGPAGRCVPGQEPRCPLPCACPAEPPTCAPGVPTVLDGCKCCLTCARQRGEPCSEQMPCDEASALYCDRSAGTQAHLGVCMDTEGDNCVFDGIIYRSGETFQPNCKYHCTCRDGQIGCVPRCNLDLLLPGPKCPFPRKIEVPEECCEKWSCEPEEDVDSGGLAMAAYRHEATLGVDSSDPGSNCIEQTTEWSACSMSCGVGFSTRVTNKNPTCEMVKETRACEVRPCGNGQLPDKKGKRCIRTKKSPTAIHLEYKNCTSIQTYKPRYCGLCNDGRCCTPHNTKTIQVEFRCPLGDTVKYPVMSITTCVCHRNCPLDNNAFFRKRSRGG